A genomic region of Acidimicrobiia bacterium contains the following coding sequences:
- a CDS encoding SDR family oxidoreductase: MDLDGRTLIISGVGPGLGRETALVAYREGANVVLGARTESTLESVAKDVDASGGRVAYAVTDITNEDDCRRLVETAVSRFGSVDALVNCAALDTLFGGLEAAGDFSDWRATFDVNLFGSLQMTRAALPELRKTRGAVVMVSSQTQHHPPQAAPQMGYAASKSALTGAMRHLAQEVGGDGVRVNEIAPGWMWGPPVETFVRMTAQGRGVDEDVVLTELTSHMPLRRMATDGEVAETIVFFASPRSAGVTGQTLLVNAGEIMH, from the coding sequence GTGGACCTCGACGGCAGGACGCTGATCATCTCGGGCGTCGGCCCAGGCCTCGGGCGCGAGACGGCGCTGGTCGCGTACCGCGAGGGCGCCAACGTGGTGCTGGGCGCGCGCACCGAGTCGACCCTGGAGAGCGTCGCGAAGGACGTCGACGCGTCAGGCGGGCGCGTCGCGTACGCGGTCACGGACATCACGAACGAGGACGACTGCCGTCGCCTGGTCGAGACCGCGGTCTCACGCTTCGGCAGCGTCGACGCGCTCGTGAACTGCGCGGCACTGGACACGCTGTTCGGCGGCCTGGAGGCTGCCGGCGACTTCTCCGACTGGCGCGCGACGTTCGACGTCAACCTGTTCGGCTCGTTGCAGATGACACGGGCCGCGCTGCCGGAGCTGCGCAAGACACGCGGGGCCGTCGTCATGGTCAGCTCGCAGACGCAGCACCACCCGCCGCAGGCCGCGCCGCAGATGGGCTACGCGGCGTCCAAGTCCGCGCTCACGGGCGCGATGCGCCATCTCGCGCAGGAGGTCGGTGGCGACGGCGTGCGGGTGAACGAGATCGCGCCGGGGTGGATGTGGGGTCCCCCGGTCGAGACGTTCGTGCGGATGACCGCGCAGGGCCGTGGCGTCGACGAGGACGTCGTGCTCACCGAGCTGACGTCGCACATGCCGTTGCGTCGCATGGCGACCGATGGTGAGGTCGCGGAGACGATCGTCTTCTTCGCGTCGCCGCGCTCGGCCGGCGTCACCGGCCAGACGCTGCTCGTCAACGCGGGCGAGATCATGCACTGA
- a CDS encoding DUF3054 domain-containing protein, with amino-acid sequence MRSWPHGWLAVGADAVCLALFVLLGRESHGLHAGAWWFFEVVWPFLAGWFAVALLTRVYTRRSRPWVRLAVTWAAGVGLGLLLRVALTDRTVVGAFPIVVYVFTGLFTFGWRAVVVGVRRISAASATRS; translated from the coding sequence GTGCGTTCGTGGCCTCATGGCTGGCTCGCTGTCGGTGCAGACGCAGTCTGCCTCGCGCTGTTCGTCCTGCTCGGGCGGGAGAGCCACGGTCTCCACGCGGGCGCGTGGTGGTTCTTCGAGGTCGTGTGGCCGTTCCTCGCAGGCTGGTTCGCTGTCGCGCTCCTGACGCGCGTCTACACGAGGCGCTCGCGGCCGTGGGTCCGGCTCGCCGTGACGTGGGCCGCGGGCGTCGGCCTCGGCCTGCTCCTCCGGGTCGCGCTGACGGACCGCACGGTCGTCGGCGCGTTCCCGATCGTGGTCTACGTGTTCACCGGGCTGTTCACGTTCGGGTGGCGCGCGGTCGTCGTCGGCGTCCGCCGGATCAGCGCGGCAAGCGCGACACGGAGCTAG
- a CDS encoding 5'-methylthioadenosine/S-adenosylhomocysteine nucleosidase — translation MPSRVALLAPMKPELKPLVRKLSLQRDGEVHVGRAGDVEVVAVLIGIGVRAAADATERVLDTTDVDLALVVGIAGGVGPDLEIGDVVVPERVVDHTSGTEYRPAPLGGVDVGGALLTTDGLIVDDAVIADHVARGVVALDMEASAVAAVCERRGCSWSVIRAISDRPRDGMVDDAVFGLAGPDGSPNLGAVAKFVAAKPSRVRDLARLARDMNTATNAAADAAIRALAAV, via the coding sequence GTGCCGTCGCGTGTCGCGCTCCTCGCGCCGATGAAGCCCGAGCTCAAGCCGCTCGTGCGGAAGCTGTCGCTGCAGCGCGACGGCGAGGTGCACGTGGGTCGCGCGGGCGACGTCGAGGTCGTCGCGGTCCTCATCGGGATCGGCGTGCGCGCCGCGGCCGACGCGACCGAGCGGGTGCTCGACACGACGGACGTCGACCTCGCGCTCGTCGTCGGGATCGCGGGCGGCGTCGGCCCGGACCTCGAGATCGGCGACGTCGTCGTCCCCGAGCGCGTCGTCGACCACACGAGCGGCACGGAGTACCGACCGGCGCCGCTGGGCGGTGTCGACGTCGGCGGGGCCCTGCTGACGACCGACGGTCTCATCGTCGACGACGCGGTGATCGCCGACCACGTCGCGCGCGGCGTCGTCGCGCTCGACATGGAGGCGTCCGCGGTCGCGGCCGTGTGCGAACGGCGCGGATGCTCGTGGTCCGTCATCCGCGCCATCAGCGACCGGCCGCGCGACGGCATGGTCGACGACGCCGTGTTCGGCCTGGCCGGTCCCGACGGCTCCCCGAACCTCGGCGCCGTCGCGAAGTTCGTCGCGGCGAAGCCCTCACGGGTGCGCGACCTCGCGCGGCTCGCGCGCGACATGAACACGGCGACGAACGCGGCGGCCGACGCCGCGATCCGCGCGTTGGCCGCGGTGTGA
- a CDS encoding wax ester/triacylglycerol synthase domain-containing protein codes for MSAGEPFEPLDHEDARILALESATIVGHTCKVGIVERVPGVDPLTALRAEMARRIARVPRCCQCVRAQDGAAGTWCWADDGRFDIDEHVCAAPVTGTVDRAGLLAVAGRLMARRLDRDRPLWSIDVVPHLDDDTWAFVWRVHHCMADGMTLMRWADELLWDAPADATTASTSQAEHEATERAVARARWRHLAELAEIAELAEHAPGALARELRPVEAHSPFAGAVGTTRELACARCALDDLRAIGHAVGDGVTVNDVLLTAVGGAIRRWAEDRGVHLPVVRIKVPVSMHVSGAADDLGNRDSFMFVDVPLSHDDPVARLRTVHAETRRRKRHEDARVIDALERVAPLSRAVTRVTMSPHEFMVNVSNVPGPRTPRSVLGGAVRELYSFAEVAPHHALRVSAVSLAGTMFVGLNTDPAVVPDVVSLADGIEASTAELLDAVGARP; via the coding sequence ATGAGCGCCGGGGAGCCGTTCGAACCGCTCGACCACGAGGACGCGCGCATCCTCGCGCTCGAGTCGGCGACGATCGTCGGTCACACCTGCAAGGTCGGGATCGTCGAGCGCGTGCCCGGTGTCGACCCGCTGACCGCGCTGCGCGCCGAGATGGCGCGTCGCATCGCCCGCGTCCCGCGATGCTGCCAGTGCGTGCGCGCGCAGGATGGAGCCGCGGGCACCTGGTGCTGGGCGGACGACGGGCGCTTCGACATCGACGAGCACGTGTGTGCCGCGCCCGTCACCGGCACCGTCGATCGCGCCGGGCTGCTCGCGGTCGCCGGGCGACTCATGGCGCGCCGGCTCGACCGCGACCGCCCCCTCTGGTCCATCGACGTCGTCCCCCATCTCGACGACGACACCTGGGCGTTCGTCTGGCGCGTCCACCACTGCATGGCCGACGGCATGACGTTGATGCGCTGGGCGGACGAGCTGCTGTGGGACGCGCCGGCCGACGCGACCACGGCTTCGACGTCGCAGGCCGAGCACGAGGCCACCGAGCGCGCCGTTGCCCGCGCCCGTTGGCGGCACCTCGCCGAGCTGGCCGAGATCGCCGAGCTGGCCGAGCACGCGCCCGGCGCACTCGCGCGCGAGCTCAGGCCGGTCGAGGCGCACTCGCCGTTCGCCGGTGCGGTCGGCACCACACGCGAGCTCGCGTGCGCCCGCTGCGCGCTGGACGACCTGCGCGCGATCGGTCACGCGGTCGGCGACGGCGTGACCGTGAACGACGTGCTGCTGACGGCGGTCGGAGGCGCGATCCGTCGATGGGCCGAGGACCGCGGTGTCCACCTCCCGGTCGTGCGGATCAAGGTCCCGGTGAGCATGCACGTGTCCGGCGCGGCCGACGACCTCGGCAACCGCGACTCGTTCATGTTCGTCGACGTGCCGTTGTCGCACGACGATCCCGTCGCCCGCCTCCGCACCGTCCACGCCGAGACCCGTCGACGCAAGCGTCACGAGGACGCGCGGGTGATCGACGCGCTCGAACGCGTCGCGCCGCTCTCCCGCGCGGTGACGCGCGTGACGATGAGCCCGCACGAGTTCATGGTGAACGTGTCCAACGTCCCCGGCCCGCGCACGCCGCGCTCGGTCCTCGGCGGTGCAGTGCGTGAGCTGTACTCGTTCGCGGAGGTCGCGCCCCACCACGCGCTGCGTGTCTCGGCGGTCTCGCTCGCGGGGACGATGTTCGTCGGTCTGAACACCGATCCTGCGGTCGTGCCCGACGTCGTCTCGCTGGCCGACGGCATCGAGGCGTCGACCGCAGAGCTGCTCGACGCGGTGGGCGCGCGGCCCTAG
- a CDS encoding alpha/beta hydrolase — MERFSSFDGTGIAYEMTGAGSPVVLLHGFAADHRANWVAPGVVDALVAAGRLVVAPDARGHGQSDKPHDPAAYADGAMVRDVRALLDHLGFDAVDLVGYSMGSLVSMSVTPTEPRVRALVLGGVGGRAAGRAPMNRARVADALLADDVRGFDAASRAFRRFAERTGADRRALAALQRARHTEPVADLADISVPTLVVTGDADVLVGPPAALAARIPGARAQVVSGDHLTAVFDPAFRGAIVEFLATYGVSA, encoded by the coding sequence GTGGAGCGCTTCTCGTCCTTCGACGGCACCGGCATCGCGTACGAGATGACCGGTGCCGGCTCGCCGGTCGTCCTCCTGCACGGCTTCGCCGCCGACCACCGCGCCAACTGGGTCGCGCCCGGGGTCGTGGACGCGCTGGTCGCCGCGGGGCGACTCGTCGTGGCGCCCGACGCGCGCGGGCACGGCCAGTCGGACAAGCCCCACGACCCGGCCGCGTACGCCGACGGCGCCATGGTCCGCGACGTGCGCGCGCTGCTCGACCACCTCGGGTTCGACGCCGTCGACCTCGTCGGGTACTCGATGGGTTCGCTCGTGTCGATGTCCGTGACGCCGACCGAGCCGCGCGTGCGCGCGTTGGTCCTCGGTGGCGTGGGCGGCCGCGCCGCGGGCCGCGCGCCGATGAACCGCGCGCGGGTCGCCGACGCGCTCCTCGCCGACGACGTCCGCGGGTTCGACGCCGCGAGCCGCGCGTTCCGGCGCTTCGCCGAGCGCACGGGCGCGGACCGGCGCGCGCTCGCGGCGCTGCAACGCGCGCGGCACACGGAGCCGGTCGCGGACCTCGCCGACATCAGCGTCCCGACGCTGGTCGTCACCGGCGACGCGGACGTTCTCGTCGGGCCGCCTGCCGCGCTCGCCGCGCGCATCCCCGGCGCGCGGGCGCAGGTCGTCTCCGGCGATCACCTCACCGCGGTGTTCGACCCTGCGTTCCGCGGCGCGATCGTCGAGTTCCTCGCGACCTACGGCGTCAGCGCGTGA
- a CDS encoding helix-turn-helix domain-containing protein, producing the protein MAIVDTGTTRERLVAAAIEVFVEQGYEQARVQDIARAAGLTTGAIYANYRGKSELLLDAMTARADAEMDALLHDAGEHETRELLGVLGDRLVQRRGRTALLLDAIAASRRDPQLAESLRERLADREELVATLIAQGKRDGTVDDDVDTATFARFCVMLSLGAVAMRALEAEPPPLDDWHSLITRLLDACGPENR; encoded by the coding sequence ATGGCGATCGTGGACACCGGGACGACGCGTGAGCGGCTCGTCGCCGCGGCGATCGAGGTGTTCGTCGAGCAGGGCTACGAGCAGGCGCGCGTGCAGGACATCGCGCGCGCCGCGGGGCTGACGACCGGCGCCATCTACGCCAACTACCGCGGGAAGAGCGAGCTGCTCCTCGACGCGATGACGGCGCGCGCGGATGCCGAGATGGACGCGCTGCTCCACGACGCCGGCGAGCACGAGACCCGCGAGCTCCTCGGCGTGCTCGGCGACCGGCTCGTCCAACGTCGCGGCCGGACCGCGCTCCTGCTCGACGCGATTGCCGCGTCACGCCGCGACCCACAGCTGGCCGAGTCGTTGCGCGAGCGCCTCGCGGACCGCGAGGAGCTCGTCGCGACGCTGATCGCGCAGGGCAAGCGCGACGGCACCGTCGACGACGACGTCGACACCGCCACGTTCGCGCGGTTCTGCGTGATGCTGTCGCTCGGCGCCGTCGCGATGCGCGCGCTCGAGGCCGAGCCGCCCCCGCTCGACGACTGGCACTCGCTGATCACGCGCCTCCTCGACGCGTGTGGACCGGAGAACCGATGA
- a CDS encoding nitroreductase family protein, with product MTDLADRPLHEDSVGLLAGLCTTRAIRRYRDDPIPPDDLRDILFAATRAPSGSNRQPFRFLVLTDGPNAREAKRLIGDAGRRAWSAKRAADGYDRGSGAEPTSPKARMARSMEHYVEHFADAPVLVLPCLVRYREASSFEGASIYPACQNLLLAARALGYGGVLTGWHALVEPQLRALLRVPDGVHMAATITLGKPEGAHGPVRRRPLGELVFGDRWGDAPRWAVDPPGTRHTSAGPPNANTNDHTTTGGRR from the coding sequence GTGACGGACCTCGCCGACCGCCCGCTCCACGAGGATTCGGTCGGCCTGCTCGCGGGGCTGTGCACGACACGGGCGATCCGCCGGTACCGGGACGACCCGATCCCGCCGGACGACCTGCGCGACATCCTGTTCGCAGCGACGCGCGCGCCGAGCGGCTCGAACCGCCAGCCCTTCCGGTTCCTCGTGCTGACCGACGGGCCCAACGCCCGCGAGGCGAAGCGCCTCATCGGCGACGCCGGCAGGCGCGCGTGGTCGGCCAAGCGCGCGGCCGACGGCTACGACCGCGGCTCGGGCGCCGAGCCGACGTCGCCGAAAGCGCGCATGGCGCGGAGCATGGAGCACTACGTCGAGCACTTCGCCGACGCACCCGTGCTCGTCCTCCCGTGTCTCGTCCGCTACCGAGAGGCGAGCTCGTTCGAGGGCGCGTCGATCTACCCCGCGTGCCAGAACCTGCTCCTCGCGGCGCGCGCGCTCGGGTACGGCGGCGTGCTCACCGGCTGGCACGCGCTCGTCGAGCCGCAGTTGCGCGCGCTCCTCCGCGTGCCGGACGGTGTGCACATGGCGGCCACCATCACGCTCGGCAAGCCGGAGGGCGCGCACGGACCCGTGCGCCGGCGCCCGCTCGGCGAGCTGGTGTTCGGCGACCGTTGGGGAGACGCGCCGCGTTGGGCGGTCGACCCGCCCGGCACGCGCCACACGTCGGCGGGACCACCGAACGCGAACACGAACGACCACACGACGACAGGGGGACGACGATGA
- a CDS encoding acyl-CoA dehydrogenase family protein, with product MTWDFSTEPEFEEKLDWIREFVKNEVEPIDLAFDHHLVYDKSHPVHREVIKPLQEQVKAQGLWACHLGPDLGGLGYGQLKLALINEILGRSTWGPSTFGCQAPDSGNAEILAHYGTDEQKAKYLQPLLDGEIVSCFSMTEPQGGSDPNVFTCRAERDGDEWVINGEKWFSSNLRYASFAIVMAVTDPDVPIYQGASMLLVPTDTPGINIIRNVGIGGERAGDGSHAYVRYENVRVPAENVLGGPGQAFVIAQTRLGGGRIHHAMRTVGVCQKAIDMMCERALSRHTQGSVLASKEMVQEYVADSWIELHQFRLMVLHAAWLIDQVGGHKARKEIAAVKVATAKVLKDIVFRAMHVHGSLGVSNEMPLIGMWTMAPVMGIADGPTEVHKITVARQVLKGYQPSEGLFPSEHLPPRVAAAKARFAELIDHEVANNSL from the coding sequence ATGACGTGGGACTTCTCGACGGAGCCCGAGTTCGAGGAGAAGCTCGACTGGATCCGTGAGTTCGTGAAGAACGAGGTCGAGCCGATCGACCTCGCGTTCGACCATCACCTCGTGTACGACAAGTCGCACCCCGTCCACCGCGAGGTGATCAAGCCGCTGCAGGAGCAGGTGAAGGCCCAGGGCCTGTGGGCCTGCCATCTCGGGCCCGACCTCGGCGGGCTCGGGTACGGCCAGCTCAAGCTCGCGCTGATCAACGAGATCCTCGGTCGCTCGACGTGGGGACCGTCGACGTTCGGCTGCCAGGCACCCGACTCGGGCAACGCGGAGATCCTCGCCCACTACGGCACCGACGAGCAGAAGGCGAAGTACCTGCAGCCGCTGCTCGACGGCGAGATCGTGTCGTGCTTCTCGATGACCGAGCCCCAGGGCGGGTCCGACCCGAACGTCTTCACGTGCCGCGCCGAGCGCGACGGCGACGAGTGGGTCATCAACGGCGAGAAGTGGTTCTCCTCGAACCTGCGGTACGCGAGCTTCGCGATCGTCATGGCGGTCACCGACCCGGACGTCCCGATCTACCAGGGCGCGTCGATGCTCCTCGTGCCGACCGACACGCCAGGGATCAACATCATCCGCAACGTCGGGATCGGTGGTGAGCGCGCGGGCGACGGCTCGCACGCGTACGTGCGCTACGAGAACGTGCGCGTTCCCGCCGAGAACGTGCTCGGCGGGCCCGGACAGGCGTTCGTGATCGCGCAGACGCGTCTCGGCGGGGGTCGCATCCACCACGCGATGCGGACGGTCGGCGTGTGCCAGAAGGCGATCGACATGATGTGCGAGCGCGCCCTGTCACGACACACGCAGGGTTCGGTGCTCGCGTCGAAGGAGATGGTGCAGGAGTACGTCGCGGACTCGTGGATCGAGCTGCACCAGTTCCGTCTGATGGTGCTGCACGCGGCGTGGCTGATCGACCAGGTCGGTGGCCACAAGGCGCGCAAGGAGATCGCGGCGGTGAAGGTCGCGACGGCGAAGGTGCTCAAGGACATCGTGTTCCGCGCGATGCACGTGCACGGGTCGCTCGGCGTGTCGAACGAGATGCCGCTCATCGGCATGTGGACGATGGCGCCGGTGATGGGGATCGCGGACGGGCCGACCGAGGTGCACAAGATCACCGTGGCCCGGCAGGTGCTGAAGGGTTACCAGCCGTCGGAGGGTCTGTTCCCGAGCGAGCACCTGCCCCCGCGCGTCGCCGCCGCGAAGGCGCGCTTCGCCGAGCTGATCGACCACGAGGTCGCGAACAACTCGCTGTAG
- a CDS encoding ferritin-like domain-containing protein, which produces MMNEQLDTIHSVRATFDTLFTWDYEQSRPALVKLYEKAKTSQWNASTDLDWSVDVDPEKVGQELGGGNATMRFKALAEVDGSPVRHFGDADWTRVSVELQNSLLSQFMHGEQGALLCTARIVETVPWIDAKYYAATQVMDEARHVEVFARYLDEKLGHQYGINPNLEGILDEILADPRWDIAYLGMQIMVEGLALAAFGLMHQMTSEPLLKRMLRYVMSDEARHVAFGVLSLQEYYRGLSDRELRERQEFAFEVARRLQRRFMHTEMWERLGVDAEALYRAMDQTRPAAQQMFQQMLFSKIVPNCKKLGLLDASGGWLRERFTEIGVIQFEDWADTGEEYAVLDEVARDRDAATARDRDAATA; this is translated from the coding sequence ATGATGAACGAGCAGCTCGACACGATCCACTCGGTGCGCGCGACGTTCGACACGTTGTTCACGTGGGACTACGAGCAGAGCCGTCCCGCGCTCGTGAAGCTCTACGAGAAGGCGAAGACGTCGCAGTGGAACGCGTCGACCGATCTCGACTGGTCGGTCGACGTCGACCCGGAGAAGGTCGGCCAGGAGCTCGGGGGCGGGAACGCGACGATGCGGTTCAAGGCGCTGGCCGAGGTGGACGGATCGCCCGTCCGTCACTTCGGTGACGCGGACTGGACCCGGGTCTCGGTGGAGCTGCAGAACTCGTTGCTCTCGCAGTTCATGCACGGGGAGCAGGGCGCGCTGCTGTGCACCGCTCGCATCGTCGAGACGGTGCCGTGGATCGACGCGAAGTACTACGCGGCGACGCAGGTGATGGACGAGGCGCGCCACGTCGAGGTGTTCGCGCGGTACCTCGACGAGAAGCTCGGTCACCAGTACGGGATCAACCCGAACCTCGAGGGCATCCTCGACGAGATCCTCGCCGACCCGCGCTGGGACATCGCGTACCTCGGCATGCAGATCATGGTCGAGGGCCTCGCGCTCGCGGCGTTCGGGCTGATGCACCAGATGACGAGCGAGCCGCTGCTGAAGCGGATGCTGCGCTACGTGATGAGCGACGAGGCCCGTCACGTCGCGTTCGGCGTCCTGTCGTTGCAGGAGTACTACCGCGGGCTGTCCGACCGTGAGCTGCGGGAGCGGCAGGAGTTCGCGTTCGAGGTCGCGCGCCGTCTGCAGCGCCGGTTCATGCACACGGAGATGTGGGAGCGGCTCGGTGTCGACGCCGAGGCGCTGTACCGCGCGATGGACCAGACGCGGCCCGCCGCACAACAGATGTTCCAGCAGATGCTGTTCTCGAAGATCGTGCCGAACTGCAAGAAGCTCGGGCTGCTCGACGCGTCGGGTGGCTGGCTGCGCGAGCGGTTCACGGAGATCGGTGTCATCCAGTTCGAGGACTGGGCCGACACCGGCGAGGAGTACGCCGTGCTCGACGAGGTCGCGCGCGACCGCGACGCTGCCACGGCGCGCGACCGCGACGCGGCGACGGCATAG
- a CDS encoding alkaline phosphatase family protein: protein MERITRRTFISGAAALAGAALLPACGSNGSSKAASRSRPQRLPHPSDAPFDTVVLLMMENRSFDHLVGGMPGVDGKQAGLEYPDLHGTPQPTWELAPDWQGWGFADPAHDWPSVARQYDGGRCDGFLRTQTTGDHYPIGYYKPGDLPVVHALARDNLLLDRYFCSLMGPTWPNRFYMHSAATDIDATGFYPYPQDPTALPPPGVERPSKLDLAIWDRVRDKGLSGGYYFFSEPMTGLYESRRYDDISHHYDQFKADAAAGRLPNVTFVDPDFGTVAELEGTSNDMHPHGSVLVGDAFVGEVYDTLRASPQWDRMVFVVTFDEHGGFYDHVPPPNVRDDNVNPNPGPHPDYARLGFRVPCIVMSPFAPARVEHAGPYEHCSILRMIEWRWGLEPMHARDRFARNLAEVLDFSHRRRPSEVPREVPPPTTPRPAGSPL, encoded by the coding sequence ATGGAGCGAATCACACGACGGACGTTCATCTCCGGCGCGGCTGCGCTCGCCGGCGCCGCGCTGCTGCCCGCGTGCGGGAGCAACGGATCGTCGAAGGCGGCGTCGCGATCGCGCCCGCAACGTCTGCCGCACCCGTCCGACGCGCCGTTCGACACCGTGGTGCTCCTGATGATGGAGAACCGCTCCTTCGACCACCTCGTCGGCGGGATGCCCGGAGTCGACGGCAAGCAGGCCGGTCTCGAGTACCCGGACCTGCACGGCACACCCCAACCGACGTGGGAGCTCGCACCCGACTGGCAGGGCTGGGGCTTCGCCGACCCCGCGCACGACTGGCCGTCGGTCGCGCGCCAGTACGACGGCGGTCGCTGCGACGGGTTCCTGCGCACGCAGACGACCGGCGACCACTATCCCATCGGCTACTACAAGCCCGGCGACCTGCCCGTCGTGCACGCGCTGGCGCGCGACAACCTCCTGCTCGACCGCTACTTCTGCTCGCTCATGGGCCCGACCTGGCCGAACCGCTTCTACATGCACTCCGCGGCGACGGACATCGACGCGACCGGCTTCTACCCGTACCCGCAGGACCCGACTGCGCTGCCGCCACCCGGCGTGGAGCGGCCGTCGAAGCTCGACCTCGCGATCTGGGACCGCGTGCGCGACAAGGGTCTGAGCGGTGGCTACTACTTCTTCAGCGAGCCGATGACCGGCCTGTACGAGAGCCGCCGTTACGACGACATCAGTCACCACTACGACCAGTTCAAGGCGGACGCCGCCGCCGGCCGGCTGCCGAACGTCACCTTCGTCGACCCCGACTTCGGGACCGTCGCGGAGCTCGAGGGCACGTCGAACGACATGCACCCCCACGGCAGCGTGCTCGTCGGCGACGCGTTCGTCGGCGAGGTCTACGACACCCTCCGGGCGAGCCCGCAGTGGGACCGGATGGTGTTCGTGGTGACGTTCGACGAGCACGGAGGGTTCTACGACCACGTCCCGCCGCCCAACGTGCGTGACGACAACGTCAACCCCAACCCCGGTCCGCATCCGGACTACGCCCGGCTCGGGTTCCGCGTCCCGTGCATCGTCATGAGCCCGTTCGCACCCGCGCGGGTGGAGCACGCGGGGCCGTACGAGCACTGCTCGATCCTGCGCATGATCGAGTGGCGTTGGGGCCTCGAGCCGATGCACGCCCGTGACCGCTTCGCCCGCAACCTCGCCGAGGTGCTCGACTTCTCGCACCGGCGCCGCCCGTCCGAGGTTCCGCGCGAGGTACCGCCGCCGACGACGCCGCGACCCGCCGGTTCGCCGCTCTGA
- a CDS encoding DUF2795 domain-containing protein: MERGSVQHGARVDEEMAEEVAPLTHGAPLESRAREDLEAEPPGDGEPTPDALVGSGDAGGPGLSHDDVELRSEIARHLRPHAFPATRDALVVVAEQEGASDAVVALLGTLPGGVEFAQVSDVWRALGGEVEHREERDERGERGERDEAAAEEEEEILVVEPVIIEEIAVEEVAVEAIEPPTRADEEDLAAQPGCNPAAILLNVALDAGDTVARVLRRVMP, translated from the coding sequence GTGGAGCGAGGCAGCGTCCAGCACGGGGCCCGGGTCGACGAGGAGATGGCGGAGGAGGTCGCGCCGCTGACCCACGGCGCGCCGCTCGAGTCGCGGGCGCGCGAGGACCTGGAGGCCGAGCCGCCGGGCGACGGCGAGCCGACCCCCGACGCGCTCGTCGGGTCTGGTGACGCGGGCGGCCCCGGCCTCTCGCACGACGACGTCGAGCTGCGCTCGGAGATCGCGCGGCATCTGCGGCCGCACGCCTTCCCGGCGACGCGCGACGCGCTCGTCGTGGTCGCCGAGCAGGAAGGCGCGTCGGACGCGGTCGTCGCGCTCCTCGGAACGCTGCCCGGCGGCGTCGAGTTCGCTCAGGTGAGCGACGTGTGGCGCGCGCTCGGCGGCGAGGTCGAGCACCGCGAGGAGCGCGACGAGCGCGGCGAGCGTGGGGAGCGCGACGAGGCGGCGGCGGAGGAGGAAGAGGAGATCCTCGTCGTCGAGCCGGTGATCATCGAGGAGATCGCGGTCGAGGAGGTCGCCGTCGAGGCGATCGAGCCGCCGACGCGCGCGGACGAGGAGGACCTCGCCGCGCAACCGGGGTGCAACCCGGCCGCGATCCTGCTGAACGTCGCGCTCGATGCCGGCGACACGGTCGCGCGAGTGCTGCGCCGCGTCATGCCGTAG
- a CDS encoding adenylate/guanylate cyclase domain-containing protein encodes MLATVVFLDVVDSTRHCAELGDRAWLALLGRLRGIVHATLPHFGGHEVKELGDGFLARFDLPAQGVRWAITVRDAVPELGVEVRGGVHVGEVEVEPGDVTGLNVHIGERICMLARPGEVLVSRTVKELVPAAGIVFVDRGMHELRGVPGRWRCYAAELTR; translated from the coding sequence GTGCTCGCGACGGTCGTCTTCCTCGACGTCGTCGACTCGACCCGTCACTGCGCGGAGCTCGGCGACCGGGCGTGGCTCGCGCTGCTCGGCCGCCTGCGCGGGATCGTGCACGCGACGCTCCCCCACTTCGGCGGCCACGAGGTGAAGGAGCTCGGCGACGGGTTCCTCGCGCGGTTCGACCTGCCCGCCCAGGGCGTCCGCTGGGCCATCACGGTGCGCGACGCGGTGCCCGAGCTCGGCGTCGAGGTGCGCGGCGGCGTGCACGTCGGCGAGGTCGAGGTCGAGCCGGGCGACGTGACCGGGCTCAACGTCCACATCGGCGAGCGGATCTGCATGCTCGCTCGGCCGGGCGAGGTGCTCGTCTCGCGAACCGTGAAGGAGCTCGTCCCCGCCGCGGGGATCGTGTTCGTCGACCGAGGCATGCACGAGCTGCGCGGCGTACCCGGGCGGTGGCGTTGCTACGCGGCCGAGCTCACGCGCTGA